In Burkholderia contaminans, the following proteins share a genomic window:
- a CDS encoding efflux RND transporter permease subunit, with translation MNLSRPFITRPVATTLLAIGVALAGLFAFVKLPVSPLPQVDFPTISVQASLPGASPETVATSVTSPLERHLGSIADVSEMTSTSTVGNARIILQFGLNRDIDGAARDVQAAINAARADLPAALKSNPTYRKVNPADSPIMIVSLTSETSSAAKLYDAASTVLQQSLSQIDGIGQVSVSGSANPAVRVELEPQALFHYGIGLEDVRAALASANANAPKGAIEFGPQRYQLYTNDQASQASQYRDLVVAYRNGSAVRLSDLSDVVDSVEDLRNLGLSNGKRAVLVILYRSPGANIIDTIDRVRAALPQLTASLPADITVTPVLDRSTTIRASLKDTEHTLLIAVSLVVMVVFLFLRNWRATLIPSVAVPISIIGTFGAMYLLGFSIDNLSLMALIVATGFVVDDAIVVLENISRHIENGKSRMQAAFDGAREVGFTVLSMSISLVAVFLPILLMGGIVGRLFREFALTLSLAIAVSLAVSLTVTPMMCARLLPESHDPQNEGRFGRFLERCFSRMQRGYERSLTWALRRPLLILLTLFATIGLNVYLYIVVPKGFFPQQDTGLMIGGIRADQSTSFQAMKLKFSEMMRIVQSNPNVKSVAGFTGGTQTNSGFMFVTLKDRTERKLSADQVIQQLRVPLSDVAGASTFLQAAQDIRVGGRQSNAQYQFTLLGDSSADLYKWGPILTEALQKRPELTDVNSDQQQGGMEAMVTIDRATAARFGIKPAQIDNTLYDAFGQRQVSTIYNPLNQYHVVMEVAPKYWQSPEMLNQVWISTSGGSANGSQTTNAAAGTYVATSAGTSSAGTATQSAAAIASDSARNQALNAIAASGKSSASSGASVSTSKSTMIPLSAIATFGPSTTPLSVNHQGLFVATTISFNLPPGVSLSQATQVIYQTMAQVGVPPTIVGSFQGTAQAFQQSTNDQPILILAALLAVYIVLGILYESYIHPITILSTLPSAGVGALLALLLFKTEFSIIALIGVILLIGIVKKNAIMMVDFAIDQTRNNQKSSFDAIHEACLLRFRPIMMTTMAALLGALPLAFGNGDGAELRAPLGIAIAGGLIVSQVLTLYTTPVVYLYMDRFRVWAEKRRNRRGNNGGPAVAGE, from the coding sequence ATGAACCTGTCGCGCCCCTTCATCACCCGCCCCGTCGCGACGACGCTGCTCGCGATCGGCGTCGCGCTCGCGGGCCTGTTCGCGTTCGTCAAGCTGCCGGTGTCGCCGCTGCCGCAGGTCGACTTCCCGACGATCTCGGTGCAGGCGTCGCTGCCCGGCGCGAGCCCGGAAACGGTCGCGACCAGCGTGACGAGCCCGCTCGAGCGGCACCTCGGCTCGATCGCCGACGTGTCCGAAATGACGTCGACGAGCACGGTCGGCAACGCGCGGATCATCCTGCAGTTCGGGCTGAACCGCGACATCGACGGCGCCGCGCGCGACGTGCAGGCCGCGATCAACGCGGCGCGCGCCGACCTGCCCGCCGCGCTGAAGAGCAACCCGACCTACCGCAAGGTCAACCCGGCCGATTCGCCGATCATGATCGTGTCGCTGACGTCCGAAACGTCATCGGCCGCGAAGCTGTACGACGCCGCGTCGACGGTGCTGCAGCAGTCGCTGTCGCAGATCGACGGGATCGGCCAGGTGTCGGTCAGCGGCTCCGCGAACCCGGCCGTGCGCGTCGAGCTCGAGCCGCAGGCGCTGTTCCACTACGGGATCGGCCTCGAGGACGTGCGCGCGGCGCTGGCCTCCGCGAACGCCAACGCGCCGAAGGGCGCGATCGAATTCGGCCCGCAGCGCTACCAGCTCTATACGAACGACCAGGCATCCCAGGCGTCGCAATACCGCGACCTCGTCGTGGCCTACCGCAACGGCTCGGCCGTGCGGCTGTCCGACCTGTCGGACGTCGTCGATTCGGTCGAGGACCTGCGCAACCTCGGCCTGTCGAACGGCAAGCGCGCGGTGCTCGTGATCCTCTACCGCTCGCCCGGCGCGAACATCATCGACACGATCGACCGCGTGCGCGCGGCACTGCCGCAGCTCACCGCGTCGCTGCCGGCCGACATCACCGTCACGCCCGTGCTCGACCGCTCGACCACGATTCGCGCGTCGCTGAAGGACACCGAGCACACGCTGCTGATCGCGGTCAGCCTCGTCGTGATGGTCGTGTTCCTGTTCCTGCGCAACTGGCGCGCGACGCTGATCCCGAGCGTCGCGGTGCCGATCTCGATCATCGGCACGTTCGGCGCGATGTACCTGCTAGGCTTCTCGATCGACAACCTGTCGCTGATGGCGCTGATCGTCGCGACCGGCTTCGTCGTCGACGACGCGATCGTCGTGCTGGAGAACATCTCGCGGCACATCGAGAACGGCAAGTCGCGCATGCAGGCCGCGTTCGACGGCGCGCGCGAGGTCGGCTTCACCGTGTTGTCGATGAGCATTTCGCTCGTCGCGGTGTTCCTGCCGATCCTGCTGATGGGCGGCATCGTCGGGCGGCTGTTCCGCGAGTTCGCGCTGACGCTGTCGCTCGCGATCGCCGTCTCGCTCGCGGTGTCGCTCACGGTCACGCCGATGATGTGCGCGCGCCTGCTGCCCGAGTCGCACGACCCGCAAAACGAAGGCCGCTTCGGGCGCTTCCTGGAACGCTGTTTCAGTCGCATGCAGCGCGGCTACGAACGCTCGCTGACGTGGGCGCTGCGCCGGCCGCTCCTGATCCTGCTGACCCTGTTCGCGACGATCGGGCTGAACGTCTACCTGTACATCGTCGTGCCGAAGGGTTTCTTCCCGCAGCAGGACACCGGGCTGATGATCGGCGGCATCCGGGCCGACCAGTCGACGTCGTTCCAGGCGATGAAGCTGAAGTTCTCCGAGATGATGCGGATCGTGCAGAGCAACCCGAACGTGAAGAGCGTCGCGGGCTTCACCGGCGGCACGCAGACCAACTCGGGCTTCATGTTCGTCACGCTGAAGGATCGCACCGAGCGCAAGCTGTCGGCCGACCAGGTGATCCAGCAACTGCGGGTCCCGCTGTCGGACGTCGCCGGCGCGAGCACGTTCCTGCAGGCGGCGCAGGACATTCGCGTCGGCGGCCGGCAGAGCAACGCGCAGTATCAGTTCACGCTGCTCGGCGATTCGAGCGCCGACCTGTACAAGTGGGGGCCGATCCTCACCGAGGCGCTGCAGAAGCGCCCCGAGCTGACCGACGTGAACTCCGACCAGCAGCAAGGCGGCATGGAGGCAATGGTGACGATCGACCGGGCGACGGCCGCACGGTTCGGCATCAAGCCCGCGCAGATCGACAACACGCTGTACGACGCATTCGGCCAGCGCCAGGTCTCGACGATCTACAACCCGCTGAACCAGTACCACGTGGTGATGGAAGTCGCGCCGAAGTACTGGCAGAGCCCCGAGATGCTGAACCAGGTGTGGATCAGCACGTCGGGCGGCAGCGCGAACGGCTCGCAGACCACCAACGCAGCGGCCGGCACCTACGTCGCGACCTCCGCCGGCACGTCGAGCGCCGGCACGGCCACGCAGAGCGCCGCGGCGATCGCGTCGGACTCCGCGCGCAACCAGGCGCTCAACGCGATCGCGGCGAGCGGCAAGTCGAGCGCGTCGTCGGGTGCGTCGGTGTCGACGTCGAAGTCGACGATGATTCCGCTGTCGGCGATCGCGACCTTCGGGCCGAGCACGACGCCGCTGTCGGTCAACCACCAGGGGCTGTTCGTCGCGACGACGATCTCGTTCAACCTGCCGCCGGGCGTGTCGCTGTCGCAGGCGACGCAGGTGATCTACCAGACGATGGCGCAGGTCGGCGTCCCGCCGACCATCGTCGGCAGCTTCCAGGGCACCGCGCAGGCGTTCCAGCAGTCGACGAACGACCAGCCGATCCTGATCCTCGCGGCGCTGCTGGCCGTCTACATCGTGCTCGGGATCCTGTACGAGAGCTACATCCACCCGATCACGATCCTGTCGACGCTGCCGTCGGCGGGCGTCGGCGCGCTGCTCGCGCTGCTGCTGTTCAAGACCGAGTTCAGCATCATCGCGCTGATCGGCGTGATCCTGCTGATCGGGATCGTGAAGAAGAACGCGATCATGATGGTCGACTTCGCGATCGACCAGACGCGCAACAACCA